The sequence CTGAGGGCCGATCTCCTCGGAGCGCTCGTCTTCGAGGGCGGTCGCACGCGAGCGTGCTGGCGGCACGATCCGCCGGACCAGACGCTCGGCGTGCGCTCGGCGCTGGCGCGCATCCGCGCGCTCGGCGGCCGGGCGGAGGCGGCGGCGCGCTGTCCCCCCGAGGCGCCGGGCGCGCAGGATCTCGTGCTCGTCGAGCGCGGCGCGCTTCTCGGCGAAAGCCTCGCCTACGCGCGTCCGGTGGTCCGCGCCCTGGAGGAGGGGCGGCTCGAGGTCCTCGATGCCGTTCTCTGGTCGTCCGTCGCCGCACGCGCGGCGGAGGGCGAGCGGCTCGCGCGCGACATCGAAGCCGAGGTCTCGGCAGGGGTGCGGGCCGGCTTCGGCTTCCTCGCGGCCGGTGCGCCCGGGGGCGATCGGGTCTGCGTCGTCGAGACCGCGCCGGCGCGGGACGCCGCCGCTCGCGAGAGCGAGAGCGCGCTTCACGAAGCCGTTCTCTCCGCGCGCGCGGAGGATCTCGCCCTCCATGCGGGGCCGATCGGCCCGCGTCTCGTCGCCGAGCCGGACGCGGTCTTCGCCCGTTTGCAGAGGGGCGAGTGCGCGCTCGTCCTCGCGCGGGCGGAGGAGCTGGCGCGCCTGCTCGACGCCCTCGCGCGCGAGGAGACGCCGCATCGCGTTCTCCCGATCTGGCTGGAGGCGGACGAGATATCGGCGCTCCGCGGACGCCTGGCCGCGGAGCGGGCGGAGGCGCTGCAGCTTCTCGGCGCGCGCCGGCAGGAGCAGGAGGCGGCCGCCGTTCTCGCGGACGCCCAGCGCGCCCGCGCCGATCGCGCGCGACAGGCGGCGCAGGAGGCGCTGCGGAGCACGCACGGCCAGACCGCCCGCGCGGCGCAGAACGACATGGCGGCGGGCGTCGAGACGGTGCTCGGCGGAAAGCCGAGCGCTGCGATGGCGGACCTCTTCCCGCGCTTCGTGGACTGGGTCGGCTCGCGGCCGCTGGAGTTCTGGGAGGTGGACGGCCACGATGTCCGGCTGCTGGATTACGGGGTCGCGACCTGGGACGGGCGCCCGCTCGAGGCGGTCGTCGTAGTGGTGACGGTGGAGACGCGCAACGCCGAGTTCGGCCGGTACGAGGCGGGCTGCTTCCTGCTCGGTTGGCTGCTCGACCGCGAATTCGACCGCCGGCGCGACGGCTTCGAGGCGTCTTGCGAGGGGCCTGCCCCGACCGAGCGCTGGCCCGGCTTCGAGAGCCGATGGATCGCGGCCTCGCCGGACGGCTGAAGGCGCGCCGACGCGTCGCGCCGCTGCCGGGAACCCCGATCGGCCGTATCGATTGGCGGGGTCACGGCAACAGCGAACGGAGCGTCGACATGGCCACCACCGTCGGAACGGGCGGCGACATGCCCACGGTAATCGAGAACCTCATCCTGCTCGAGCGGGACGCGATCGCGGCCTACGACGCGACGCTCGAGCGCCTTTCGGACGCGACCCACAGGACGCGCATCGCGGAGTTCCGCGCCGATCACGATCGGCACCTGAGCGAGCTGACGCTGATGGCGCCGCGCTACGGGGCGAACGTCCCGACCGAGGGCGACGTCAAGCAGTACCTGACGACGGGCAAGATCCAGATCGCCAACCTCGCCTCCGGGGACAGCCCGATCCTGAAGGCGATGAGCAGCAACGAGAACGATACGATCAGCGCTTATGCGCATGCCTGCGACAACCCGGTCGTGCCCGCCGAGGATCGCCCGATCTTCGAGCGCGCGCTCGCCGACGAGAAGCGCCACAAGGAGTACATGGACGCGGCCTCGCGCACGTCGTGACGCCGCGCCGGCGGGGCTCTGCCGGGGCCGCGGCCGGGCGGGAACGGGCGGTGCGGTCGAGGCCGCGCGCCTCTCGCATTTCCCGCGAGAAGCCTTAGCCTTCCGCGGATGACGACGCCGCAGATCCTGATCCTGGCGATTCTCGCCGCCGCCATCGTGCTCTTCGTCCAGGGCCGATGGCGGCACGACATGGTGGCGGTGGCGGCGCTCGTCGCCTGCGTCGCCGCAGGCCTCGTCCCGGCCGAGGCGGCCTTCGCCGGCTTCGGCCACGCGGCCGTGGTGACGGTCGCGTGCGTGCTCGTCCTGTCGCGTGCGCTGCAGAGCTCGGGCGCCGTCGACCTCCTCACCCGCCGCGCGCTTCCCGCCGAGGTCGGCCCGGCGCGGGCGGTGGCGACGCTCACCGTGCTCGGCGCCTTCCTCTCCGCCTTCATGAACAACGTCGGCGCCCTGGCGCTGCTGATGCCCGTCGCCCTCCAGGTCGCGGGCAAGAGCGGGCTTTCGCCCTCGAAGGTGCTGATGCCGCTCTCCTTCGGCTCGATCCTGGGGGGCATGACGACGCTCATCGGCACGCCGCCGAACCTCATCGTCGCCGGCTTCCGGGCCGAGGCGACGGGGGTGGGCTTCGGCATGTTCGCCTACACGCCGGTCGGCCTCGCGGTGGCCGCGGCGGGCGTGCTCTTCGTCGTGGCGCTCGGCGGCCTGCTCGCGCCCGCCCGCAAGCGCGCCGGCGCCGAGACCTTCGAGACCGAGGCCTACATGACCGAGGCGCGCATTCCCGAGGGCGCCGAGGCGGCGGGCATGACGCTGCGCGAGATCGAGGCGGCCCTGCGCGAGGCCGACGCCCTCGTCGTCGGCCTCGTGCGCCACGAGGTCCGCCTCTCCGCGCCGAACCCCTGGCGCAAGGCGCGCGCTGGCGACATCCTGGTGCTCGAGGCCGAGCCGCAGGCGCTGCCCGGCGTCCTCTCGCGGCTCGGCCTGAAGCTCGAGGAGGACAAGCCGCCGCCGGACCCCGAGGAGACGGAGGCGGCCGAGGAAGAAAGCGGCTCGGCCGGCGACGAGACCGGGGAGGCTGACGAGGGGAGGGACGCGGCCCCACGCGCCACGGCCGAGGACGAGGGCGTCGTCCTCGCCGAGTTCGTCATCCTGCCGGGCTCCTCCCTCGCCGGCCGCTCCGCGCAGGACCTGAAGCTGCGCACGCGCCACGGGGTGAACCTGCTGGCCGTCTCGCGCCAGGGGCAGCGCCCGCGCGCGCGGCTGCGCACCATGCTCCTGCGCGAGGGCGACGTGCTGCTGATGCAGGGCGCGCCCGAGCGCCTCGCCGACGTCGCGGCGGGCTTCGGCGCGGCGCCGCTCGCCGAGCGGGCGATCGCGCTGCCGAGGCCCCGCGACGTCGCGCTCTCGCTCGGCATCATGGCCGCCGCCATCGCCGCCGCCGCCTTCGGCCTCGCGCCCGCCGCGATCGCCTTCGCCGCCGGCGTCCTCGCCGCCATGGCGACGCGGGTCGTCGCCCCGCGCACGGTCTACACCGCCGTCGACTGGCCGGTGATCGTGCTGCTCGGCGCGCTCATCCCCGTCGCCGGCGCCATGGAGACGACCGGCGCCGCCGACCTCCTCGCCCGCGGCCTCCTCGACATCGTCGCGCAGGGCAACGCCATCCTCGCGCTGGCGCTGATCCTCGTCGTGACGATGACGCTCTCCGACTTCATGAACAACGCCGCCACCGCCGCCGTCATGGCCCCCGTCGCCATCGGCGCCGCCCAGACGCTCGGCGCGAGCCCCGACCCCTTCCTGATGGCGGTCGCGGTCGGCGCCTCCTGCGCCTTCCTCACTCCCATCGGGCACCAGAACAACACGCTGATCCTGGGGCCGGCGGGCTTGCGGTTCGGGGACTACTGGCGGCTGGGGCTGCCGCTGGAGGCGCTGGTGGTGGCGGTGGGGGTGCCGATGATCGTGTGGGTGTGGCCGTTGTGAGGGGGGCGCCGCCTTGAGCCCGCGCCCCGCGCCCACTACCCTCCGGCCGAGATCGCAATCCGGAGACCGCCCATGTTCATCGGCATGAACCGCTTCAAGGTCCGCAAGGACGCCGTCGGCGATTTCGAGGCGGTGTGGAAGAACCGCGACAGCTTCCTGAAGGAGGTGCCGGGCTTCAGGGCGTTCCACCTTCTGAAGGGCCCCGAGCGGGAGGATCACGTGCTCTACGTCTCGCACTCGATGTGGGCCTCGCGGGAGGCGTTCATGGAGTGGACGCGCTCGGAGGCGTTCCGCAAGGCCCATGCGCGGGCGGGCGACAACAAGCCGCTGACGCTCGGGCCGCCGGAGCTCGAGGACTTCGACGCCGTGCAGGTACTGGAGACAAGCTGAACCGGCCGGGGGCCGGCGGCGTTCCGGGGCGAGCATGGCGCACGCGCATCATCATCACGCCGGCGGGGCGGCGGCCGCCGCGGAGGACGACCCCGCCGCCGCGAAGCGGCGCGGCCGGCGGCTGCTGATCGCGCTCGCGCTCAACCTCGGCATCGTGGTGGCCGAGGTCGTGGGCGGCGCGATCTCCGGCTCGCTGGCGCTCCTCGCCGACGCCGCGCACAACCTCGCCGACGCGGGCGCGATTCTCGTCGCCTACATCGCCTGGCGGATCTCGCGGCGGAAGGCCGACCCGCGCCGCACCTTCGGCTACGCCCGCGCGGAGACGGTAGGGGCCGTGATCAACCTCACGGTGCTCCTCGTCATCGGCGTCTTCCTCGGCTACGAGGCGGTCACGCGGCTGTTCGACCCGCAGCCGATCCAGGGCGAGATCATGCTGATCGTCGGCGCGATCGCAATGGCGGAGGACGTCGCGGCGGCGTGGGTGCTGCGCAAGGAGACCGGCGCCAACGTGCGCTCCGCCTTCCTGCACATGATCGCGGACGCGCTGGCGACGCTCGGCGTCGTCCTCGGCGCGCTCGCGGTGATGATCTGGGGCGTGACGTGGGTCGACCCGGCGATCACGGCGGCGATCGCGGTGTACATCTTCGTCCACGCCGGCGCGGAGATGCGCGGCGCGGTCGCGGTGCTGATGGACTCCGCCCCGCAGGGCTTCGACTACGACGCCCTGCGCCGCCTTTTGGAGAACGAGGACGGCGTCGCCGGCGTCCATCACCTCCACCTGTGGCGCCTCGACGAGGAGCGGGTGGCGCTCGAGGTCCACCTCGCCCTCGACCACGCCGATCTCGCCGCCGCGACGCGGATGAAGGAGGGCTTGAAGGGCCGGCTCGCGGAGCGCTTCGGGGTGGCGCACGCGACGATCG comes from Salinarimonas sp. and encodes:
- a CDS encoding ferritin-like domain-containing protein, giving the protein MATTVGTGGDMPTVIENLILLERDAIAAYDATLERLSDATHRTRIAEFRADHDRHLSELTLMAPRYGANVPTEGDVKQYLTTGKIQIANLASGDSPILKAMSSNENDTISAYAHACDNPVVPAEDRPIFERALADEKRHKEYMDAASRTS
- a CDS encoding SLC13 family permease is translated as MTTPQILILAILAAAIVLFVQGRWRHDMVAVAALVACVAAGLVPAEAAFAGFGHAAVVTVACVLVLSRALQSSGAVDLLTRRALPAEVGPARAVATLTVLGAFLSAFMNNVGALALLMPVALQVAGKSGLSPSKVLMPLSFGSILGGMTTLIGTPPNLIVAGFRAEATGVGFGMFAYTPVGLAVAAAGVLFVVALGGLLAPARKRAGAETFETEAYMTEARIPEGAEAAGMTLREIEAALREADALVVGLVRHEVRLSAPNPWRKARAGDILVLEAEPQALPGVLSRLGLKLEEDKPPPDPEETEAAEEESGSAGDETGEADEGRDAAPRATAEDEGVVLAEFVILPGSSLAGRSAQDLKLRTRHGVNLLAVSRQGQRPRARLRTMLLREGDVLLMQGAPERLADVAAGFGAAPLAERAIALPRPRDVALSLGIMAAAIAAAAFGLAPAAIAFAAGVLAAMATRVVAPRTVYTAVDWPVIVLLGALIPVAGAMETTGAADLLARGLLDIVAQGNAILALALILVVTMTLSDFMNNAATAAVMAPVAIGAAQTLGASPDPFLMAVAVGASCAFLTPIGHQNNTLILGPAGLRFGDYWRLGLPLEALVVAVGVPMIVWVWPL
- a CDS encoding antibiotic biosynthesis monooxygenase; the encoded protein is MFIGMNRFKVRKDAVGDFEAVWKNRDSFLKEVPGFRAFHLLKGPEREDHVLYVSHSMWASREAFMEWTRSEAFRKAHARAGDNKPLTLGPPELEDFDAVQVLETS
- a CDS encoding cation diffusion facilitator family transporter — translated: MAHAHHHHAGGAAAAAEDDPAAAKRRGRRLLIALALNLGIVVAEVVGGAISGSLALLADAAHNLADAGAILVAYIAWRISRRKADPRRTFGYARAETVGAVINLTVLLVIGVFLGYEAVTRLFDPQPIQGEIMLIVGAIAMAEDVAAAWVLRKETGANVRSAFLHMIADALATLGVVLGALAVMIWGVTWVDPAITAAIAVYIFVHAGAEMRGAVAVLMDSAPQGFDYDALRRLLENEDGVAGVHHLHLWRLDEERVALEVHLALDHADLAAATRMKEGLKGRLAERFGVAHATIEVECAAGVDHDGALFARE